Within Deltaproteobacteria bacterium, the genomic segment GAAAGTTGTCATTGCAAAAGTGAACGGATTTTGTTTCACCGGCGCACTAGAGCTCGCTTTGGCATGTGACCTCGTGATCATTGCTGAGGAAGCCAAACTGGGCGATACTCATGCCAAATGGGGGTTGCGCCCAACCTGGGGAATGAGTGCTCGCTTACCACAGGCGGTTGGTTTTCGCAAAGCACGGGAATTGTCGTTCACTGCTGATACCTTCACTGGTCGTGATTCGGCGGCTTGGGGCATCGCGAATCGTGCCGTGCCGTTAGCCGAACTCGACGCAGCGGTACAAACGCTCACCGAGAAGATTCTTACCAATAGTCGCGATTCTCTTGCCGCCTACAAGGTGCTCTACAATCAAGGAAGTGGGAAAACTGTGGGTGAAGCCGTCGCGTTTGAAGAAGCAAGTGTTTTCCCCATCTCTGATGCAAATGAACGGGTGGAGAAGTTTCGGTGAGA encodes:
- a CDS encoding enoyl-CoA hydratase/isomerase family protein; protein product: MVSFSAKGKSMAYETILVEHTNGVATIAMNRPVVLNAITTTMLTELKQAVDHAGASQDIGVVVLTGVGRAFSAGVDLKALGKLPLNNGAIGPILDDPARALITSIQTIPKVVIAKVNGFCFTGALELALACDLVIIAEEAKLGDTHAKWGLRPTWGMSARLPQAVGFRKARELSFTADTFTGRDSAAWGIANRAVPLAELDAAVQTLTEKILTNSRDSLAAYKVLYNQGSGKTVGEAVAFEEASVFPISDANERVEKFR